A genomic region of Glycine max cultivar Williams 82 chromosome 15, Glycine_max_v4.0, whole genome shotgun sequence contains the following coding sequences:
- the LOC100797145 gene encoding ATP-dependent DNA helicase pif1-like, which produces MAYDKELLHAEFNNYYYSVTDVQGAIFYKIMRVVASLLGEVYFLYGYGGIGKTLIWKTLLFVIRSNGEIFVTIASSEIASLLLPEGRITHSKFAIPVSATQNATCNILQGSDLAELLKMTKLIIWDEAPMCHKFSFEALDKSLKDIMHNDISFGGKVIVFGSDFHQILPVVSRGSRSDIVHASINASYIWDHCQILKLTKNTRLQTNAADTNSDDLKQFSNWLLDIGDGKLGEPNDGYGEISIPDEFLIKDFNDPMQAIVETTYPNSLQNYSNVDFL; this is translated from the exons ATGGCTTATGATAAGGAATTATTGCATGCTGAATTCAACAATTACTATTACTCAGTAACAG ATGTGCAGGGtgctattttttataagattatgcGTGTTGTTGCTAGTCTATTAGGTGAAGTTTATTTTCTCTATGGTTATGGTGGCATTGGGAAGACACTTATATGGAAAactttattatttgttataCGGTCTAATGGAGAAATTTTTGTAACAATAGCTTCAAGTGAGATTGCATCATTACTACTGCCCGAAGGAAGAATAACACATTCTAAGTTTGCTATACCAGTGTCCGCAACACAGAATGCAACATGCAATATTCTTCAAGGGAGTGACCTGGCTGAATTGCTAAAAATGACCAAACTAATAATTTGGGATGAAGCTCCAATGTGTCACAAGTTCAGTTTTGAAGCACTGGATAAAAGCTTAAAAGACATCATGCATAATGATATATCTTTTGGAGGGAAGGTCATTGTTTTTGGTAGTGATTTCCATCAAATACTACCAGTTGTGTCAAGAGGTAGTCGGTCTGATATTGTGCATGCAAGTATAAATGCATCATACATATGGGATCATTGTCAAATTCTTAAATTGACCAAGAACACACGTTTGCAAACCAATGCTGCCGATACCAATAGTGACGACCTCAAACAATTTTCTAATTGGCTATTGGACATAGGTGATGGCAAACTTGGAGAACCTAATGATGGTTATGGCGAAATCAGCATTCCTGATGAGTTTCTTATCAAGGACTTTAATGATCCTATGCAGGCAATTGTTGAGACAACATATCCTAACTCATTACAAAACTATAGCAATGTGGATTTCTTGTAG